Within Xanthomonas oryzae pv. oryzae, the genomic segment ACATGCGGCAGGCATGGAACAGATCGACGTTGTACACCGGCGTGTCGGCGGCGGTCATCTCCGGCAATAGCGGCAGACGCAAGCCGAGTGCGCCGGTTTCGACGCAGTGTTGCAAGCCTTGCGTGTCTACGCGCAACAAGCCGGCGCGATCGAAGGTGCGGCTTCGCGTGGCCGCCAGCGGCGTGCCGTTGGCATCGAACGCCGTGGCCTTGACCGTGGTCGGCAATTGAATCGTAAACGGTGCGTTGTAGCGTGGCGATGCCGGTGTGGGATCGCTGCCATCGATGGTGTAGTGCAGCGTGCCCGCCCCAGTCTGCGTGCTCAGCGCCACCTTGGCCGGGCCGCCGGCGAGCACTGGGTTGGGTCCGTTTTCCAGCGCGATATCGGCAGCGAATGCGCCGTCGCTGTAGTCGATGCCCAGCGCCTTGTAGCGCTGCAGCTGTGCCGGCATACGCGCCAGGAAGCTGTTCCAGTTGCGTGCCGCCTTGGGCGACCAGGTCACTTCTGCCACCGCAGACAGCCGCGGAAACAGCGCGTGATCTACATGCCAGCGCGAGGAAATGTATTCGGACCACAACGCGCCTTGTGCGCCCAGCACATGCCTGGCCTGTTCGGCGCTGAGCCCGGCCGGCACCGGGTCGAATGCATAGACCTTCGACAGCGGCAACACGGTCAGGCGACCGTTCGGTTCGTCGTTGCGCGTGGTTTGCAGATTGTCCAGATACAGCCAGTCGCCCGGCGCAAGCACCACGTCGTGGCCTTGCTTGGCCGCAGTGACCGCACCTTCGACGCCGCGCCACGACATCACCGACGCACTCGCCGGCACGCCGCCTTCTAGGATTTCATCCCAGCCGATCATGCGCCGGCCGTGCTGGGTGAGATAGGCCGCCAGCTGTTCGTTGAACCAGCCCTGCATCGCATGCGCGTCCTTGACTCCGAGCTTGCGCATCTGTGCGCGCACCGCCGGCGAGGCTTCCCATTGATCCTTGACCGCCTCATCGCCACCGATGTGGATGTAGGTCGAGGGGAACAAGGTCAGCACTTCATCCAGCACATTGGTGATGAAGGTCAGGCTGCGTTCGCTGGTGTTGAACAGGTACGGGTTGACGCCCCAGTCCACGCCCACCTGGGTGCGCACACCGGGGACGCCCACCTCTTCGGGATAGGCGGCAACGGCCGCCTGTGCATGCCCGGGCATGTCGATCTCCGGCAGCACGGTGATGTGCAGGCGCGCGGCGTAAGCGACGATCTCGCTGATCTGTTCCTGCGTGTAGAAGCCGCCATAACGTTGCGGTATGCCGTCCATTCCCGCGCCCGGCGGCGTGCGCCAGGCACCGACCTCCGTGAGCTTGGGATAGCGCTTGATCTCGATGCGCCAGCCCTGGTCATCGGTGAGATGCCAATGCAGCACGTTGAGCTTGTGCAGGGCCATCGTATCGAGCACATGCTTGACCGTGTCCACATCATGAAAATGCCGGGCCACATCCAGATGCTGGCCGCGCCAGCTGAAACGCGGCCAGTCGCGGATCGCCACCGACGGCAGTTGGACCTCGCCCTTGTGCGTATCCGGTGTCATCAATTGCCAGGCGCTGACTGCGCCATACAACAAGCCGGCTCCATCGCGCGCGGCGATGCGCACGCCCTTGGCATCCACCTCCAGGCTGTAGCCTTCCTTGTGCGCTACCGGCGCCTGCGCGCTGCGCTCCAGGCGGATGCTGCCCGGCGATGCGCTGGTTTCGGCGCGCACTTCCAATCGCAGCCCGCGTGTGCGCAGCAGCAGATCGGCCAGATGTTCGGCACTGCGACGTGCATCGGCATCGCCAGGCACGATCGAGATCACCGTACCGGTGCCCACGACGAAGCTGCCACTACCGCGTTTGACCTCGACGGCTGCAGGAATCAGTGGCAACGGTGTACGCGCGGTGTTTGCCGCTGCAGCGGCAGGTGCGCCCTCCGTGGCGGCGGCTGGTGGAGTGCCAGGTACACGTTGACCGCAACCGGCCAGCGACGTTGCTGCGAACACGAGCGCAAGCAGGCGCGAGGACAACGGCGCGCCTGCTGTCGGGCGTGCGGTGGGTGCGGAGTTCGACATCATGCAATTACATCCCGATGTGGCGGCGGTACACGGCAGCCGCGCACAGTAGCAAAGCCGTGTCGGAAGGCGCAGTGACGGGCCCACGCTTGGTCCCGCGGCGCAGCCTGGCGACTGCGTTGTAGAGCGACCAAGACAACGTCATCGGTCGCTGCAAAACGGGCGCCGATAGCGCAGGAGCCGCGGTGCAATACATGCAGCCCGATTCCAGTGCTAGCCGCGCCCGTGACTGCGTGCGGTGGTGCGTCATCTCAGTTGGAGCGGCGACCTAAACGTCGCGCGCAGTTTTCAGCGGGGCGTGGACGGCGTGCCTAGAACCGGAATGTACGCGTGGCACATGCCGATTCCGAACACCGGCCGCGTCCGCCTAGCCACTGCGCAGTCGTGTTGTTGGCTGCGCTTAGCGCTGCGCAGTCGGCAACTCGTCCCACACCTTCGGGTCTTCGGCGCCCAGCACCCAGCAGCTGAAACCTTCCAGGCCGTACTGCTTGGTCAGCTCGTAGCGCGCCTTGAAGCTGCGTGCGTCCGGGCGGAACACCCACTCGCGCATGTCGTCGCGATAGAAGTAGAACCACGATTCCTGCTCGACCGGATCCCACTGCACGGTGGCGTTCTGTTCCAGCGCCAGCGGGAAAGACTCGTCCGCATCGATATACGTTGCCGAAATATTCGACGCCTCGGTGCCGTCTTCCTTCACCGGGTTGCCGGTGTACCAGCGGTAGCCGTAGGTGGCGATACCCAGCGAGAGCTTGTCTTTCGGCACCTGGGTGATGGCGTAATCCAGATGCTTCTTCATCCACACCATGCCATCGACCGGGCCGGGCGTGGTCCAGCGGGTGTGCTGGTCGTAGGTCATCAGGCTGACCAGATCCACCGCCTGGCCCAGCGCCTTCAGGTCGTACGCACCACGCCAGTATTCCCACATCCACTTGGAAAACTGGCCGCCTTCGGCATAGCCCGGTGCATTCGGCACCACGGCGACCGACATCTTGAAGCCGGCCTTGTGCAGCGCGTCGGCGGTCTGCTTGACCATCAGCGTGTAAGCGTCGCGGTCGGTCCAGGCGATGTTTTCGAAATCGAACTGGAAGCCGTAGTACTTGTGCTGCTTGCCGTGAATCAGCAGCGATTCGATCATGCGCTTCTTGGCGGCTTCGTCATGCATCAGCTTGTGGAATCCTTCGCGACCGGTGGTCATCGACAGGATCGGCATCACCCGCAGCTTGTGCTGCTTGGCGATGTCGTACAGATACATGTTGGGAGTGCCGTTGACCAGGCCATTCTGGTCCACGCCGTACCAGGTGGGCACCACCACATCGATCTTGTCGATGTTGGCAATGAACGAGTTGGTCGATTTCTGCGTGTTCATCAGATAGAACAACGCCGTGGGATTTTTGGCCAGGGCCGGGGCGCAGGCAAATGCCAGCGCAAGCACTATCCAGGTCAATCGCTTACTCATGAAAGACAACATCCGTCAGGGAGTGGGAGAGGAAAGGTCGATGCGCAAGACGTAGGCGCTCCCGCCAACCGGCTTGACCGGCAGGCGCAGATGCAGTCCGTCGGCGCGTTGTTCGAACGGGATCTTCTTGCCGTTGGCCAGCAAGGTCACAGCGCGCACGCCATCGGCGGTGTTGAGCGAGCGAATCACGGCTTCGCCACGACGCGGCCAACCGAGTTCGATTGCATACAGCGCGCCATCGCGCGTGGTGAAGCGGAAATCCTCGGCCGTGTAGGGTTTGGTCTTGATGTCCTGGAAGGTGCCGCCCACCACTTCGGTGGGGCCTTCGCCGTAGACGCGCCAGGGCTTGCTGTCGTAGATCGCGCTGCCGTTGGTCTTGAGCCACTTGCCGATCGCCAGCAGGATGCCGCGCTCGGTATCCGGGATCGAGCCATCCGCCCGCGGGCCGATGTTGAGCATCAGGTTGCCGTTCTTGGCCACCACATCGGCCAGCATGTGGATGATGAAGGTGGGCGACTTGTAGGTGTCGTTTTCGATGTAACCCCACGAGGCGTTGCTGACCGAGGTGTCGGTTTGCCAATGCGTGGGATGGATGCCGGTGAGCTGGCCACGCTCGATATCCAGCGTGCCTGCACCTTCGGGAAATGCGCCGAGCTTGTAGTTCACCACCACGCCGCGATCGGCCTCGGTCCGCGCCGCGCCCTGGTTGTAGTAATACGCCAGCATCGTCGGCAGGCTGCGACGGAACGTGGGGTGCGCAATCCACCAATCGAAATAGATCAGGTCCGGTTGATAGGTATCGATCAACTCGGTCGTGCGCGCCAGCCAATCGTCCAGCCAGGCCTGCGAGACCGGCGTCCAGTCGTTGGCCACATCGGCATCGTCCTTGCCGGGCAGACGCACCTGCGCCGGACCATACAGCGCGGCGTAACGCGGGTCGTTGACGTCCGAATCGAATGTGCGCCCGCCGTCGAAGAACCAGTTGTGCTCGGCGCGGTGCGAGGACAACCCGAAATGCAGCCCCTGCGCGCGAATGGCCTTGGACAATTCGCCCAGCAGGTCGCGCTTGGGCCCCATCTTCATCGCCGTCCAGTCGGACAACTTGGAGTCGTACAGCG encodes:
- a CDS encoding glycosyl hydrolase family 18 protein, which produces MLSFMSKRLTWIVLALAFACAPALAKNPTALFYLMNTQKSTNSFIANIDKIDVVVPTWYGVDQNGLVNGTPNMYLYDIAKQHKLRVMPILSMTTGREGFHKLMHDEAAKKRMIESLLIHGKQHKYYGFQFDFENIAWTDRDAYTLMVKQTADALHKAGFKMSVAVVPNAPGYAEGGQFSKWMWEYWRGAYDLKALGQAVDLVSLMTYDQHTRWTTPGPVDGMVWMKKHLDYAITQVPKDKLSLGIATYGYRWYTGNPVKEDGTEASNISATYIDADESFPLALEQNATVQWDPVEQESWFYFYRDDMREWVFRPDARSFKARYELTKQYGLEGFSCWVLGAEDPKVWDELPTAQR
- a CDS encoding alpha-L-fucosidase — encoded protein: MTPDSRQFAAPSRRHVGAAPRTRMLAFALVLALPALQVHAAQSPTAPTATTLSPEVIDQQWLDATAAYAPERERLVREAEAGARKGPFRPDWAALKAYQSPAWYDNAKFGIFIHWGVFSVPAFGSEWYSRNMYLEGSKEFAHHVATYGPQASFGYKDLIPKFTAPKFDPNGWAKLFRASGARYVVPVAEHHDGFALYDSKLSDWTAMKMGPKRDLLGELSKAIRAQGLHFGLSSHRAEHNWFFDGGRTFDSDVNDPRYAALYGPAQVRLPGKDDADVANDWTPVSQAWLDDWLARTTELIDTYQPDLIYFDWWIAHPTFRRSLPTMLAYYYNQGAARTEADRGVVVNYKLGAFPEGAGTLDIERGQLTGIHPTHWQTDTSVSNASWGYIENDTYKSPTFIIHMLADVVAKNGNLMLNIGPRADGSIPDTERGILLAIGKWLKTNGSAIYDSKPWRVYGEGPTEVVGGTFQDIKTKPYTAEDFRFTTRDGALYAIELGWPRRGEAVIRSLNTADGVRAVTLLANGKKIPFEQRADGLHLRLPVKPVGGSAYVLRIDLSSPTP
- a CDS encoding family 20 glycosylhydrolase, producing MMSNSAPTARPTAGAPLSSRLLALVFAATSLAGCGQRVPGTPPAAATEGAPAAAAANTARTPLPLIPAAVEVKRGSGSFVVGTGTVISIVPGDADARRSAEHLADLLLRTRGLRLEVRAETSASPGSIRLERSAQAPVAHKEGYSLEVDAKGVRIAARDGAGLLYGAVSAWQLMTPDTHKGEVQLPSVAIRDWPRFSWRGQHLDVARHFHDVDTVKHVLDTMALHKLNVLHWHLTDDQGWRIEIKRYPKLTEVGAWRTPPGAGMDGIPQRYGGFYTQEQISEIVAYAARLHITVLPEIDMPGHAQAAVAAYPEEVGVPGVRTQVGVDWGVNPYLFNTSERSLTFITNVLDEVLTLFPSTYIHIGGDEAVKDQWEASPAVRAQMRKLGVKDAHAMQGWFNEQLAAYLTQHGRRMIGWDEILEGGVPASASVMSWRGVEGAVTAAKQGHDVVLAPGDWLYLDNLQTTRNDEPNGRLTVLPLSKVYAFDPVPAGLSAEQARHVLGAQGALWSEYISSRWHVDHALFPRLSAVAEVTWSPKAARNWNSFLARMPAQLQRYKALGIDYSDGAFAADIALENGPNPVLAGGPAKVALSTQTGAGTLHYTIDGSDPTPASPRYNAPFTIQLPTTVKATAFDANGTPLAATRSRTFDRAGLLRVDTQGLQHCVETGALGLRLPLLPEMTAADTPVYNVDLFHACRMYPQARLDGIGAIRIDAARLPNNFGLAHEQSKVVQYPANTRGGELEVRQGCDGELIASVQLPRSDTLGEQFTLETALPARTGIHDLCLRFTAPIRGPLYAIGAVQLIETTAQAPPAATR